caccccacatctctcccccacagtgaattgtgtaccccacatctccccccacagtacaccatgcaccccgtaTCTCTCTCTCCACAGGACACAGTGCAACCTGCAACTctccctccacagtacaccccacatctcccccaacAGTCTACCacacaccccacatctctctctccCCACAGTCCACGTAGCCAACCTGCATCCCTCCCCTCACCAGTACACTGTGCACTCCGCATCTCCCCCCACTACACCCCGAATCGTtctccccacactacaccctgcaccccatatctcttccccctacaccccacatctctgccccctacactacatcctgcacctcacatctttcCATGTTactccactacacaggatacagtggaAGGACCTTCTTACTAGTAAAGACACGCCTACCCTGTCATGTGACCTTATGACCTCAGAAGGTCCTTACTGAGTCTATACTCAGTAAGGACCTAGAtccagctccgcccacaccagagtctgaaCACATGGTCACGACGTCACCggaagtcctttagcccactacgATTTAGCATCTACCAAAATGAAACTGGTGGACGCAGACACTGAGGATGTGGCGGATCTGATCAGCAGATACTACATGGACTGCTATGGGGCTCAGGTGACCCTGGCAGTTTTAGAAACCATAGACGAGAGACAAGAGGCCGAGAAGCTCAGGAATGACCTAAAGACAGGTAAGAACCAGAAAATCCTGCAAGAATATGTCCAGCTGTAGTGATCTTACTATGCCAGGAAGTGCAGAAATAATATAACAGGGATTCCCTGGAAAGgccgtgttcacatctgcgccccgatctctgctttcaggtttccgtcttctgccgacagaagacagaaacccggcagacaatgtccggctgtgagagcctgtgagcgttttgtggtctccgcggcgaaaccgtttttttatttttttttaaccggacacaaagtcctgcatgtccgactttccgtctcctgtccagtttctcgggcaggaaatggaaattaCAAAACAGAGACCCCGGGCACTGGAATGAACCCGCCAAAAGCAGTATATTGTGAAGTAGAACTCTAAAATGTACAGATAATGTATTAGATGTcaactgcagtcctatgtaacaccacagataacacggtgataagtctctatatacagataatgtagtagatgtcacctgcagtcctatgtaacaccacagataacacagtgatacctctctgagtacaggtaatgtagtagatgtcacctgcagtcctatgtaacaccacagataacacagtgatacctctctgagtacaggtaatgtagtagatgtcacctgcagtcctatgtaacaccacagataacacagtgataactctctgagtacagataatgtagtagatgtcacctgcagtcctatgtaacaccacagataacagtgataagtctcggagtacagataatgtagtagatgtcacctgcagtcctatgtaacaccacagataacacagtgataactctgtatatacagataatgtagtagatgtcacctgcagtcctatgtaacactacagataacacagtgataagtcTCGGAGTACAGATactgtagtagatgtcacctgcagtcctatgtaacaccgcagataacacagtgataactctccgagtacaggtaatgtagtagatgtcacctgcagtcctatgtaacagcacagataacacagtgataaccctCTGAGTAaacataatgtagtagatgtcacctgcagtcctatgtaacaccacagataacacagtgataactctacgagtacagataatgtagtagatgtcacctgcagtcctatgtaacaccacagataacacagtgataactctctgagtacagataatgtagtagatttcacctgcagtcctatgtaacaccacagataacacagtgataactctctgtatacaggtaatgtagtagatgtcacctgcagtcctatgtaacactacagataacacagtgataactctctatatacagataatgtagtagatgtcacctgcagtcctatgtaacaccacagataacacagtgataagtctctgagtacagataatgtagtagatgtcacctgcagtcctatgtaacactacagataacacagtgataactctctgagtacaggtaatgtagtagatgtcacctgcagtcctatgtaacactacagataacacagtgataagtctcggagtacagataatgtagtagatgtcacctgcagtcctatgtaacactacagataacacagtgataagtctcggagtacagataatgtagtagatgtcacctgcagtcctatgtaacactacagataacacagtgataagtctcggagtacagataatgtagtagatgtcacctgcagtcctatgtaacaccacagataacacagtgttaactctctgagtacagctaATGTAGTagttgtcacctgcagtcctatgtaacaccacagataacacagtgatatctctctgagtacagctaatgtagtagatgtcacctgcagtcctatgtaacaccacagataacacagtgataactctctgagtacagctaATGTAGTagttgtcacctgcagtcctatgtaacaccacagataacacagtgataagtctcggagtacagataatgtagtagatgtcacctgcagtcctatgtaacattggTAAGCTCATACCCAGCTATATTATCTTCTTCCATAGTACAGTGTAGTCACCAGGCTTGGGCTGATCTTGGTCTGTGTATTTTTCAGTGAATAGCTGTCCATCCAAGGAGCCAAGGAATGAGGCAGATCAAGGAGAACCATCTAGAGGTGAGCAATAGACTGGAGGCTCCTCCTGAGATGTCTTGATTTtcctagtacagtatatacaatagagAAATTAtgttaaaaaagggaaaaaaaagtctaGTAGAAATATGTCCGACATTTGAAAGTGAAAAATGGCTACAGTGGGAAAGGATTAATAGAAAACAAACAACATGTGAGGTTTTTTGGTTTTATTGCAGATGTTGAGCATTTTGTGGACAGACATCGGCCTGCACTGATCACCCGGGTGGTTCTGGTGGATCCGATCCTGGATGATCTCCTTCAGGACACATTGCTAACACCTGAAGCATATGACATGATCCGTAGCAAGAGTCCCTCTACTAACAAGATGCGAGAGCTCTATCGTTTCGTTCGATCCTGGGGAAATAAAGACAAGGATCGGCTCCTGGGATctctgaaaaaaaataacatgCCGCTGATCAGGGATCTGCAAGGGAACTAAAGCCTAATGGAAACCGCGGGGGGATTAAAGAGTTAGCTCCTGGGATCAGTGTCTTGTATTGGAAGCTGTGAGTTGGGATGTGTCATAAAATGTCTCCTCACCATGACTGTATTTTTCTACAATAAATGTgaaaacctaaaaataaaaaatcctgcaaagcATTTATTTATGAATTTTTCTCAATTTCTGTTTACAATAAATTTGCTGTATTTTGTCTGTTAAAAAAAGGTGTGATGGTCCCAAAAATGGCATCAATATAAACAGCAGgtcttcctgcaaaaaataagccctcacattccactgaccaaaaaaaaaaattaaattaaaggtCTTGAAAAAAAATGTTCTTACAAAAGGTAAGGTTTACTTTGCAAAAGTagtagaatgtaaaaaaaaaaacattagcctgaggccccacgttgcagaaacacagctttttttgttataaaTTTTGCCGCTTTTcatttgagctaaagccaagaatgactacaaatggaataggaaatatataggaagcttcttatacttctcccttctgctcaatccactcctggctttggctcaaaaaactgcagcaaaatctgcgtttctgcaaagtggggcctcagtttgctacaagaaaaatggacacttacatagtaagtaagcagtcattttcttgcggcctgtgggcatgtgcagtcggctctgcccgaggcctagatgtTTGATCCCGGTTCTGGAAGAAGAcatgcagagaggccgttcctgaagaagtggAGGTGggactggagatttctctcgcagcattggagccgcccccagtgctgtttgagtgctggggaccgcccccactgctgcaagagaactcatttgcatacagacaaaaacctggatttctaccaaacggcagtgcggagaagacatctaaaggtaggagaaaaatagccttcttaaggctattcctacatgtgatcgacaaaaaatgtgattttaatgatagaatcccttaagGAAGATGTTACAGTTGTCCTACCTATATTTCATGCAAGTCGATTTGTTGGCGTATGCCTTATATGCTcaatatattttcttatttttactttttgaggcTTGCAAAACACACATATTATTGACTTCTTTGTTATTCGATAAAATTTTAATGAAAACTGATTAAACATAAAGAGTTGCATGTACTGcagaaaagaaaaacatttcccacaaaaAATAGGTGATGAGCTAGCTCCATCACTAAGATGGTAAAAATATGActtagaaattttttttatagtaaaATAATGGCAAAACTTAACCCCTTGAGGACCTGGTGATTTTCC
This region of Leptodactylus fuscus isolate aLepFus1 chromosome 8, aLepFus1.hap2, whole genome shotgun sequence genomic DNA includes:
- the LOC142217594 gene encoding apoptosis-associated speck-like protein containing a CARD codes for the protein MKLVDADTEDVADLISRYYMDCYGAQVTLAVLETIDERQEAEKLRNDLKTVNSCPSKEPRNEADQGEPSRDVEHFVDRHRPALITRVVLVDPILDDLLQDTLLTPEAYDMIRSKSPSTNKMRELYRFVRSWGNKDKDRLLGSLKKNNMPLIRDLQGN